Proteins encoded within one genomic window of Verrucomicrobiota bacterium:
- a CDS encoding nucleotidyl transferase AbiEii/AbiGii toxin family protein, producing the protein MPIGPFESEVLHTLASQRNPDSYIGGATVLHQSPDSPRSSADIDVFHDTVDAVQRAVTTDLKTLQGAGYCVEVTSQQESFCRAIVTKGELATKLEWVQDSAFRFFPVEPDVEMGWRLNFWDAATNKILAFGSREKLRDWVDVMYLHNRHLPVGALVWAAAGKDAGLTPELLLDSAKRFSQFSIQAADWNRLQMSPPGDPVRFKQQFLQAIAAAEMLIAKLPPAEMGCLYLGPDGKPVCPDPEQSDFKRLTRHFGSIKGAWPRIVGSPMR; encoded by the coding sequence ATGCCCATAGGCCCATTTGAAAGTGAAGTGCTGCATACGCTGGCCAGCCAACGCAACCCGGACAGTTACATTGGCGGGGCCACCGTTTTGCATCAATCACCGGATTCACCGCGTAGCTCGGCAGACATTGATGTCTTCCATGATACCGTTGATGCGGTGCAGCGCGCTGTAACCACTGACCTAAAGACGCTTCAGGGGGCGGGCTATTGCGTGGAGGTGACTAGTCAGCAGGAGTCTTTTTGCCGTGCGATTGTGACCAAGGGCGAGCTGGCTACCAAACTGGAATGGGTTCAAGATAGCGCCTTTCGCTTTTTTCCGGTGGAACCAGATGTGGAGATGGGCTGGCGATTGAATTTTTGGGATGCGGCCACCAATAAAATACTGGCCTTTGGTTCCAGGGAAAAATTGCGAGACTGGGTGGATGTCATGTATTTGCATAATCGGCACTTACCCGTGGGAGCCTTGGTTTGGGCGGCAGCGGGAAAGGATGCCGGGCTTACCCCCGAGCTTTTATTGGATAGCGCCAAGCGGTTCAGTCAATTTTCCATTCAAGCGGCGGATTGGAATCGGTTGCAAATGTCCCCTCCTGGAGACCCTGTCCGCTTCAAACAGCAGTTTCTTCAGGCTATCGCCGCCGCAGAGATGCTGATCGCCAAGCTGCCGCCGGCGGAAATGGGGTGCCTCTACTTGGGTCCGGATGGAAAACCCGTTTGCCCCGATCCAGAGCAAAGTGACTTTAAGCGACTGACACGTCATTTCGGAAGCATCAAAGGGGCTTGGCCAAGGATTGTAGGTAGCCCCATGAGATAA